One Bradyrhizobium zhanjiangense DNA segment encodes these proteins:
- a CDS encoding nuclear transport factor 2 family protein, with protein MTGLDSWYAYMKSHDRAALWDLLHPDAVFESPVVHTPQRGRDITFKYLSSAEKVLGGPGFTYVGEWRSDNGAVLEFKTIIDGIEINGVDIISFDSEGRITHFKVMVRPLKAINMLHRLMAEQLAAQS; from the coding sequence ATGACCGGCCTCGATTCCTGGTACGCCTACATGAAGTCTCACGACCGCGCCGCGCTCTGGGACCTTCTGCACCCGGATGCCGTGTTCGAAAGCCCCGTCGTGCACACCCCGCAGCGCGGGCGCGACATCACTTTCAAATACCTCTCCAGCGCCGAGAAGGTGCTTGGCGGTCCCGGCTTCACCTATGTCGGTGAATGGCGCAGCGACAATGGCGCCGTGCTCGAATTCAAGACCATCATCGACGGCATCGAGATCAACGGTGTCGACATCATCAGCTTCGACAGCGAAGGACGCATCACCCATTTCAAGGTGATGGTGCGTCCGCTCAAGGCCATCAACATGCTGCATCGCCTGATGGCGGAGCAGCTTGCCGCCCAATCATGA
- a CDS encoding FAD-dependent oxidoreductase, whose translation MSYKNFRVETDSDGIALVTWDIPGRSMNVLDETSTNELDAIVMATTADAAVKGVVITSAKEAFCAGADLSMLEGMNQAYAKVFKEQGETAANQMLFDQSRRFSQVLRSIETSGKPWAAAINGLALGGGFEITLCCHYRVAAENPKTRLGLPEVKVGLFPGAGGTQRVPRLVPPQDAMTILLKGDPVTVEKAKALNLIHAIVPAADLIKAAKDWIKGGGKAVAPWDEKGFKLPGGPVFSKAGMMMFPAGNAIYRRETYDNYPAARAIMSCVYEGLQLPIDAALRVESRYFTSVLRSKEAAAMIRSLFLSMQELNKGARRPKDVPPTKVKKIAVIGAGFMGASVGYVSARAGLDVVLIDRDQESADKGKAHAQKVIEEQIKKGRAKPGDAEALLARITATADYAALRDVDLVIEAVFEDRKVKAETFAKAQEYLKPDVIFASNTSTLPITSLAESFKDQGKFVGIHFFSPVEKMMLVEIILGKNTGDVALATALDYVRQIGKTPIVVNDSRGFFANRCVGRYVAEGNEMFLEGVPPAMIENCAKMAGMPVGPLSLSDEVALDLGLKIMKATEADLGPNAINPDQKKLMVEMVEKQGRLGRKNSKGFYDYPEKGKGQKSLWPGLSALQPKQLDPDTLDVEELKQRFLVVQAVEAARTVEDRVITDPREADVGSILGFGFAPFTGGTLSYIDFMGTKKFVELCHKLEAKYGSRFTPPKLLEEMAAKGETFYGRFAPKKAAA comes from the coding sequence ATGTCGTACAAGAACTTCAGGGTTGAGACCGATTCCGACGGCATCGCGCTCGTCACCTGGGACATCCCGGGCCGTTCGATGAACGTGCTCGACGAGACTTCGACCAACGAGCTCGACGCCATCGTCATGGCGACCACGGCAGACGCCGCGGTGAAGGGCGTCGTCATCACCTCGGCGAAAGAAGCATTCTGCGCCGGCGCCGACCTGTCGATGCTCGAAGGCATGAACCAGGCTTATGCCAAGGTGTTCAAGGAGCAGGGCGAGACCGCGGCGAACCAGATGCTGTTCGACCAGAGCCGCCGCTTCTCGCAGGTGCTGCGCTCGATCGAGACCTCCGGCAAGCCGTGGGCGGCCGCGATCAACGGCCTCGCGCTCGGCGGCGGTTTCGAGATCACGCTATGCTGCCACTATCGCGTGGCCGCGGAGAATCCCAAGACCCGCCTCGGCCTGCCCGAAGTCAAGGTCGGCCTGTTTCCCGGCGCGGGCGGCACGCAACGCGTGCCGCGCCTGGTGCCGCCGCAGGACGCGATGACGATCCTGCTCAAGGGCGATCCTGTCACGGTGGAGAAAGCGAAGGCGCTGAATCTGATCCACGCCATCGTTCCCGCCGCCGATCTCATCAAGGCGGCCAAGGACTGGATCAAGGGCGGTGGCAAAGCGGTCGCGCCCTGGGACGAGAAGGGTTTCAAGCTCCCCGGCGGCCCGGTGTTCTCCAAGGCCGGCATGATGATGTTCCCCGCCGGCAACGCCATCTATCGCCGCGAGACCTACGACAATTATCCGGCCGCGCGCGCGATCATGAGCTGCGTCTATGAAGGCCTGCAGCTGCCGATCGACGCCGCGCTTCGCGTCGAGTCGCGCTATTTCACCTCGGTGCTGCGCTCGAAGGAAGCGGCTGCAATGATCCGCAGCCTGTTCCTCTCGATGCAGGAATTGAACAAAGGCGCCCGCCGTCCGAAGGACGTGCCGCCCACCAAGGTCAAGAAGATCGCCGTGATCGGCGCCGGCTTCATGGGCGCGAGCGTCGGCTACGTCTCGGCCCGCGCCGGCCTCGACGTCGTCCTGATCGATCGCGACCAGGAGAGCGCCGACAAGGGCAAGGCGCATGCGCAGAAGGTGATCGAGGAGCAGATCAAGAAAGGCCGCGCCAAGCCTGGCGATGCCGAAGCGCTGCTCGCGCGCATCACGGCGACGGCGGACTATGCCGCGCTGAGGGACGTCGACCTCGTCATCGAGGCCGTGTTCGAGGACCGCAAGGTCAAGGCGGAGACCTTCGCCAAGGCGCAGGAATACCTGAAGCCCGACGTGATCTTCGCGTCCAACACCTCGACGCTGCCGATCACCTCGTTGGCCGAGAGCTTCAAGGACCAGGGCAAGTTCGTCGGCATCCACTTCTTCTCGCCCGTCGAGAAGATGATGCTGGTCGAGATCATCCTCGGCAAGAACACCGGCGATGTCGCGCTCGCGACCGCGCTCGATTACGTCCGGCAGATCGGCAAGACGCCGATCGTCGTCAACGACAGCCGCGGCTTCTTCGCCAACCGCTGCGTCGGCCGCTACGTCGCCGAAGGCAACGAGATGTTCCTCGAAGGCGTGCCGCCGGCGATGATCGAGAACTGCGCCAAGATGGCCGGCATGCCTGTCGGCCCGCTCTCGCTGTCGGACGAAGTCGCGCTCGACCTCGGCCTCAAGATCATGAAGGCGACGGAAGCCGATCTCGGCCCCAACGCCATCAACCCCGACCAGAAGAAGCTGATGGTCGAGATGGTCGAGAAGCAGGGCCGGCTCGGCCGCAAGAACAGCAAGGGCTTCTACGACTATCCCGAGAAGGGCAAGGGTCAGAAGAGCCTGTGGCCAGGCCTGTCGGCGTTGCAGCCGAAGCAGCTCGACCCTGATACGCTCGACGTCGAGGAGCTGAAGCAGCGCTTCCTGGTGGTGCAGGCGGTGGAAGCCGCGCGCACGGTCGAGGACCGCGTCATCACGGATCCGCGCGAGGCCGACGTCGGCTCGATCCTCGGTTTCGGCTTCGCGCCGTTCACCGGCGGTACGCTGTCCTACATCGACTTCATGGGCACGAAGAAGTTCGTCGAGCTCTGCCACAAGTTAGAGGCCAAATACGGCTCGCGCTTCACCCCGCCGAAGTTGCTGGAAGAGATGGCGGCGAAGGGCGAGACTTTCTACGGCCGGTTCGCGCCGAAGAAGGCGGCGGCCTAA
- a CDS encoding alpha/beta hydrolase: protein MTLDPQVEAHLKRLAGTGFADLHKLPPDQVRAGMRRMSNALGKPESVAQVEDRAIQTVTGDCRIRVYRPAPSQVRPIIVFFHGGGFVLGDLDTHDGLARALANATGSVVVSVNYPLAPENKYPAARNAAYAATKWIADHAAEIGGDASRLAVAGDSAGGNLAAVVALMARDAGAPKIAFQLLIYPDLDFRRSNTSIREFAGKWGNISRETQDWFMNHYLNKDEEKLDPLVSPLLAPSLAGLPRTFIITAEYDALRDEGEDYGRRLQGAGVDVVVRRYDGMIHEFLRWPFDGSRQALRDAADALATALGS, encoded by the coding sequence ATGACGTTGGATCCGCAGGTCGAAGCGCACCTCAAGCGGCTCGCTGGAACGGGCTTCGCCGATCTACACAAACTGCCCCCGGACCAAGTGCGCGCCGGAATGCGGCGAATGTCCAATGCTCTGGGCAAGCCCGAATCCGTCGCGCAGGTCGAGGATCGCGCGATCCAAACCGTCACAGGCGATTGCCGCATTCGCGTGTATCGCCCGGCCCCCAGCCAGGTCCGTCCAATCATCGTCTTCTTTCATGGCGGAGGCTTCGTGCTTGGCGATCTCGACACCCATGACGGACTCGCACGCGCTTTGGCCAATGCCACGGGCAGCGTCGTGGTTTCGGTCAACTATCCGCTCGCACCCGAAAACAAATATCCAGCCGCGCGCAACGCAGCCTACGCTGCGACCAAATGGATCGCCGACCATGCGGCCGAGATCGGCGGCGACGCCTCGCGGTTGGCGGTCGCGGGCGACAGCGCAGGAGGGAATTTAGCCGCGGTCGTCGCGCTGATGGCGAGGGATGCGGGAGCGCCCAAGATCGCCTTTCAACTGCTGATCTATCCGGATCTCGACTTCCGGCGATCAAACACGTCGATACGGGAGTTTGCCGGGAAATGGGGCAACATCAGCCGCGAAACGCAGGACTGGTTCATGAATCACTATCTCAACAAAGACGAAGAGAAGCTCGACCCTTTGGTGTCGCCTTTGCTTGCGCCAAGTTTGGCAGGCTTGCCTCGGACGTTCATCATCACCGCCGAGTACGATGCCCTCCGCGACGAGGGGGAAGACTATGGCCGGCGGCTCCAGGGCGCTGGCGTCGACGTTGTCGTGCGACGGTACGACGGAATGATCCATGAATTCCTGCGATGGCCGTTCGACGGCAGCAGGCAAGCATTGCGGGACGCTGCCGACGCCTTGGCGACCGCCCTCGGTTCCTGA
- a CDS encoding PadR family transcriptional regulator, translated as MALGDAILACLTERPMTGYELAKTFDSSIGFFWKADHQQIYRELSKLRDRGYIQGREVVQTGKPNKLVYTLTPEGRTALRHWAARPSTPASTKDDLLVRLHALDSIDIEPLRTDLMARLEHHRDRHANYERILKKRFPDGTAEGRLDLGNLLLLRLGARHEQMVADFCEETLEALSAMSGKATVVPIDEGKREGKG; from the coding sequence ATGGCACTCGGCGACGCAATCCTCGCATGCCTGACGGAACGTCCGATGACGGGCTACGAGCTCGCCAAGACGTTCGATTCTTCGATCGGCTTCTTCTGGAAGGCCGACCATCAGCAAATCTACCGCGAGCTCTCCAAGCTGCGTGACCGCGGCTACATCCAGGGCCGCGAGGTCGTGCAGACGGGCAAGCCGAACAAGCTGGTTTATACGCTCACCCCCGAGGGCAGAACAGCGCTGCGGCACTGGGCCGCGCGACCAAGCACGCCGGCCTCGACCAAGGACGACCTCCTGGTGCGGCTGCATGCGCTCGACAGCATCGACATCGAGCCGCTGCGCACTGACCTGATGGCCCGCCTGGAGCATCACCGCGACCGCCACGCCAATTACGAGCGCATCCTGAAGAAGCGCTTTCCGGACGGCACGGCGGAAGGCCGGCTCGATCTCGGCAACCTGCTGCTGCTCCGCTTAGGGGCCCGGCACGAGCAGATGGTGGCCGATTTCTGCGAGGAGACGCTGGAGGCGCTGTCGGCGATGAGCGGCAAGGCAACGGTGGTGCCGATCGACGAGGGCAAGCGCGAGGGGAAGGGTTAA
- a CDS encoding acetyl-CoA C-acetyltransferase, translating to MPEAFIYDHVRTPRGRGKPDGALHEVTALALATVPLKALKDRNNLPKDSVDDVVLGVVDPVGEAGSDIARFAALKAGLGEAVPGVQISRFCASGLDAVNFAAAQVMSGQHELVIGGGAESMSRVGIGASGGAWPMDPSMAVPAYFMPQGVSADLIATKYGFSRDDVDAYAVQSQQRAAKAWDEGRFNKSVVPVKDINGLTILAKDEHMRPSTTMQSLAQLQPSFTMMAQMGGFDGVALQSHPEIERVNYVHHAGNSSGIVDGAGAVLLGSKEAGAKYGMKPRAKIRAFANIGSEPAMMLTGPVDVTEKLFARSGMKKSDIDLFELNEAFASVVLRYIQAFDIDNAKINVNGGAIALGHPLGATGAMILGTVLDELERTNKSTALVTLCIGGGMGTATIIERV from the coding sequence ATGCCTGAGGCATTCATCTACGACCACGTTCGCACCCCGCGCGGCCGCGGCAAGCCGGACGGCGCGCTGCACGAAGTCACGGCGCTTGCGCTCGCCACCGTGCCGCTGAAGGCGCTGAAGGATCGCAACAACCTGCCCAAGGATTCCGTCGATGACGTCGTGCTCGGCGTGGTCGATCCCGTCGGCGAAGCGGGCTCCGACATCGCGCGCTTCGCTGCGCTCAAGGCTGGTCTCGGCGAAGCCGTGCCCGGCGTGCAGATCAGCCGCTTCTGTGCCTCAGGTCTCGACGCCGTGAACTTTGCCGCCGCGCAGGTGATGAGCGGCCAGCATGAGCTGGTGATCGGCGGCGGCGCCGAATCGATGAGCCGCGTCGGTATCGGCGCCTCCGGCGGCGCCTGGCCGATGGATCCCTCGATGGCGGTGCCGGCCTATTTCATGCCGCAGGGCGTTTCCGCCGATCTGATCGCCACCAAATACGGTTTCTCGCGCGACGACGTCGATGCCTACGCGGTGCAGAGCCAGCAGCGCGCGGCCAAGGCCTGGGACGAGGGCCGCTTCAACAAGTCGGTGGTGCCGGTCAAGGACATCAATGGCCTCACCATCCTCGCCAAGGACGAGCACATGCGTCCCTCGACGACGATGCAGTCGCTGGCGCAGCTGCAGCCGTCGTTCACGATGATGGCGCAGATGGGCGGCTTCGATGGCGTCGCGCTGCAGTCGCATCCGGAGATCGAGCGCGTCAACTACGTGCACCACGCCGGCAACTCCTCGGGCATCGTCGACGGCGCCGGCGCCGTGCTGCTCGGCAGCAAGGAGGCGGGTGCGAAATACGGCATGAAGCCGCGTGCGAAGATTCGCGCCTTCGCCAACATCGGCTCGGAGCCGGCGATGATGCTGACCGGTCCGGTCGACGTCACCGAGAAGCTGTTTGCGCGCTCGGGCATGAAGAAGTCGGACATCGACCTGTTCGAGCTCAACGAGGCCTTCGCCTCGGTCGTGCTGCGCTACATCCAGGCCTTCGACATCGACAACGCCAAGATCAACGTCAATGGCGGTGCGATCGCGCTCGGCCATCCGCTCGGGGCGACCGGCGCGATGATCCTCGGCACCGTGCTCGACGAGCTCGAGCGCACCAACAAGTCCACCGCGCTGGTGACGCTGTGCATCGGCGGCGGCATGGGCACCGCAACCATCATCGAGCGCGTGTAA
- a CDS encoding acyl-CoA dehydrogenase C-terminal domain-containing protein, with product MPIYKAPVEDVNFLLNDVFQIDRYDNLPGFSDASSDVREAILGEAAKLAEEVLQPLNRVGDLEGCKRADDGSVTTPKGFKDAFKQVVEGGWLGLSAPTEYGGQGLPVTLSQAVNEFQISANMAFSMYGGLTMGATAALLVHGTPEQKQTYVPKMVAGEWTGTMNLTEPHCGTDLGMLRTKAVRQADGSFKITGTKIFISAGEHDLASNIIHLVLARIEGAPAGIKGVSLFVVPKFLVNADGSVGQRNGVVCGSIEHKMGIHGNSTCVMNYDNATGWLIGEENKGMQGMFVMMNEARLGVAVQGLAQSEVAYQNAVAYARERIQGRALTGAKAPDKQADPIIVHPDVRRTLLSIRAFNEAARAFVIWTALKSDVAHRSEDPKDRQAADDHMGLMTPVLKGFLTDYGFANAVQAQQMYGGHGYIAEQGMEQFVRDARIAMIYEGANGIQALDLVGRKLPRDGGRAIMAFFGEVMAFAKENGGDEALKPFITPLSTSLGHLQQATTWLMQNAMAKPDNAGAAATDYLHLFGFVALGYMWAKMAKVTQAKIAEGGATPYLSTKLVTGRFFMERMLPETAANLARIQAGCATIMELPAEAF from the coding sequence ATGCCGATCTATAAAGCCCCTGTCGAAGACGTGAACTTCCTGCTCAACGACGTCTTCCAGATCGATCGCTACGACAATCTGCCGGGCTTCTCGGACGCGTCGAGCGACGTGCGCGAGGCGATCCTCGGCGAGGCCGCCAAGCTCGCCGAAGAGGTTCTGCAGCCGCTCAATCGCGTCGGCGATCTCGAAGGCTGCAAGCGTGCCGATGACGGCAGCGTCACCACGCCGAAGGGTTTTAAGGATGCCTTCAAGCAGGTCGTCGAGGGCGGCTGGCTCGGTCTGTCGGCGCCGACGGAATATGGCGGCCAGGGCCTGCCGGTGACGCTGAGCCAGGCGGTCAACGAATTCCAGATCTCCGCCAACATGGCGTTCTCGATGTATGGCGGTCTCACCATGGGCGCGACCGCGGCATTGCTGGTGCACGGCACGCCCGAACAGAAGCAGACCTATGTGCCGAAGATGGTCGCCGGCGAATGGACCGGCACCATGAACCTGACCGAGCCGCATTGCGGCACCGATCTCGGCATGCTGCGCACCAAGGCGGTGCGCCAGGCCGACGGCAGCTTTAAGATCACGGGCACCAAGATATTCATCTCGGCCGGCGAGCATGACCTCGCCTCCAACATCATCCACCTCGTGCTCGCCCGCATCGAGGGCGCGCCCGCCGGCATCAAGGGCGTGTCGCTGTTCGTGGTGCCGAAATTCCTGGTGAATGCCGATGGTTCGGTCGGGCAGCGCAACGGCGTGGTCTGCGGCTCGATCGAGCACAAGATGGGCATCCACGGCAATTCCACCTGCGTGATGAACTACGACAACGCCACCGGCTGGCTGATCGGCGAAGAGAACAAGGGCATGCAGGGCATGTTCGTGATGATGAACGAGGCTCGCCTCGGCGTCGCCGTGCAGGGCCTCGCGCAGTCCGAGGTCGCCTATCAGAACGCGGTCGCCTATGCCCGCGAGCGCATCCAGGGTCGCGCACTCACCGGCGCCAAGGCGCCGGACAAGCAAGCCGATCCGATCATCGTGCATCCCGACGTGCGCCGCACACTGCTCTCGATCCGCGCCTTCAATGAAGCCGCGCGCGCCTTCGTGATCTGGACCGCGCTGAAGAGCGACGTCGCCCACCGCTCCGAGGATCCCAAGGATCGCCAGGCCGCCGACGATCACATGGGCCTGATGACCCCGGTGCTGAAGGGCTTCCTCACCGATTACGGCTTTGCCAATGCGGTGCAGGCGCAGCAGATGTATGGCGGCCACGGCTACATCGCCGAGCAGGGCATGGAGCAGTTCGTGCGCGATGCGCGTATTGCGATGATCTATGAAGGCGCCAACGGCATCCAGGCGCTCGACCTCGTCGGCCGCAAGCTGCCGCGCGACGGCGGCCGCGCCATCATGGCCTTCTTCGGCGAGGTCATGGCCTTCGCCAAGGAGAACGGCGGCGACGAGGCGCTCAAACCCTTCATCACCCCGCTCTCGACCTCGCTCGGCCATCTCCAGCAGGCCACCACCTGGCTGATGCAGAACGCGATGGCGAAGCCGGACAATGCGGGCGCTGCCGCAACCGATTACCTGCATCTCTTCGGCTTCGTCGCGCTCGGCTACATGTGGGCGAAGATGGCGAAGGTGACGCAGGCGAAGATTGCCGAGGGCGGGGCGACGCCCTATCTCTCGACCAAGCTCGTCACCGGCCGCTTCTTCATGGAGCGGATGCTGCCGGAGACCGCCGCCAATCTCGCGCGCATCCAGGCCGGCTGCGCCACCATCATGGAATTGCCGGCGGAAGCGTTCTGA
- a CDS encoding MerR family transcriptional regulator: MLLDIADVARQSGLAPSALRFYEKRGLIESSGRNGLRRTYDAKTLDRLALISCARLAGFSLAQIGRFLVATPSDSVLRARMAERAEELDQEISRLTRMRDSLRHAAICTHTPLVECPEFKARIGGIAPPQTR, encoded by the coding sequence ATGCTGTTGGACATCGCCGATGTCGCCCGGCAATCGGGGCTCGCGCCCTCCGCACTCCGGTTCTACGAAAAGCGTGGCTTGATCGAGTCGAGCGGTCGCAACGGCTTGCGTCGCACTTATGACGCCAAGACGCTGGACCGGCTGGCGCTCATAAGCTGCGCGAGACTGGCAGGGTTCTCGCTCGCACAAATCGGACGGTTTCTCGTTGCGACACCGAGCGACTCCGTGTTGCGCGCGCGAATGGCCGAACGAGCCGAGGAACTGGATCAGGAAATTTCTCGCCTGACCCGCATGCGGGATAGCCTCAGGCACGCTGCGATTTGCACACATACGCCGCTGGTCGAGTGCCCCGAGTTCAAGGCCCGCATCGGCGGGATCGCTCCTCCGCAGACGCGGTGA